The DNA region gaaaactcattaaaattcacattgattgtgtttgaaaatttataagttcatatgcttttcaaaCAAAGAATTATTtatgccaataaaatttctaaaccagccagataatcCCAAGATGCTTaagatcacttatttaaataggtttatctttcatgatattccaataaaattcatcatactcagaactgaatttcataagcacttcggccatcaacagtacgacatcgccataatttagaaaatcattcaaaaacttccataaggagaggttataaaatcctctcaacaaaaatgtaaaagtaacgtaaaatatctacccagtgttacattacagagcaagacacttattttattataataataataataataacataaactgagactctccgaagctactcctcatgagccacatctctatctccagtacctgagcgatgtcgcatagaacatcattccaacagaagggtaagaagttacattttataaaatatagcataacaaagagcaagtaaacaattcagattcaGCTTTATAAATACTTcaccttttctttaaaatctgagtgattataatatttgctctcaagacaaaatcacaattcttattaaggTTTCGGAAAATATAAgctttaagaagaataataattcgactttaccacaacagcaaaacaattcactaACAAAttaccaaacacataaaaccactgaaaacgtgaaacttagtgtgtgagactctaatgtatgcatgtggtaccaattgttaaccttagcggtatcaccgcgtccactccagacagttaaccaccaatgaagtccactccagacttccagaaccacgccagttctgggacaaacctcagttttccgatgaaaaccgacacgttgcctcttgactaaatgaagtgtatttcgtgcaaaaactcataaattaaaacatgcaatttgagaccactccagccccaaatatataacatattttctcaccaaattccataacggaaatcacaccaaaattgcacaaaataacacttcaatataattatctatcattcactattccaccgataaactagcaacacaaaatcatcaaatgtctcatatcaattactagaaccagttccagaatcaatcacagagttaagcagaaacatagcaaacttgcagataattccgGTACTAAACGTGcactccaaaaattatgaacattttaccaaacatagccttatactttagctttcatacaaaattagtttcacccaatttgaaattctgtagagagagttatgctctttacagcacaggctgttagggtgtctgcgagcaaaacagagtgaacttgcagataattctggtattgaaccagaaatccaaaaattatgaaaatattacccaatataacctTATGAGTTAgatttcatacaaaattagtttcactcaattcggaattctttagagagagttatgctctctacaacacaggctgctagggtgtctgcgggcagaaacagaatgaaattgcaaatgattctggtattgaaccagcaatcgaaaaattatgaaaatattacccaacatagccctatgagttagctttcatacaaaattggtttcactcaatttggaattctgtagagagagttatgctctctacaacacagactgttagggtatctgcgggcagaacagaacagaaaccaattttccccagaacctcaatttcgctcaaaatcaattttgctcaccacatgttaacactcaacacagtctctcagttctgaattttcaaagaagatgggggttccttcatgttaaactcaacctctgttattctacaattatacaaggtaaattcaaacccttaccttctatgacaccggtacaaagcctccttgacccttttcttcttAAAGATCAAactctaggttttctccacctttactcctctccttcacctttcacgtGTTCCTGTGTTCTGCTgcttctctaatcctaattttctgatttctctctttttaattctctcataacccttaaataatcttacaatgggccccacttccaactactcacttaaaacctaaaacccttatttatctatatcacataattatttaataaaataacttaatgaccttatcatctaattaaatcacataatcacataatcatcaaattaaatcacataaattatcaaattaccatataacataataattaaaataaaataataaataacctaataacgaaaagtggggtgttacactatTCGAAATTTGTAAAAGTTGCACTGTGAATTTACAGAGGAGTAACACAAATGAGAGAATGAAGAGCACTCggatatttttgttttaaaatttattggattatattgaaaatattttttgaaactattgattaacaatttattgatgaagaatattttttcaTCTAAATTTGTCTCCATATAAAATAAAGTGGGATGTAAATTTTAGATAAGAACGAGGTGGAGTATAATTCTTACAAATTTTAAGGAAGATTGTACTTTGCTATTTTGGTTGTGTAATGATCAACCATACACACATATAAAAGCTCTACAACACACTTAATGCATTACATTACACTTATTCATTACTAGGATTTATGTATAAGTAGAAGTTTAGGCAGCTGCTCGCTGGAACCGAACTGGATatctgaaatcattcagacctAGACGCTTGCCATAATGATCCTCATAAATTCCTATGCTGCTGCATTCATGTTCACAACCTTTTTTATTGCACACACTTGGACAGTAACTCAGTGCATAAACATCCTCCTTGTCCTCGTATGTGTGAATCTTGAACCAATTGTAAATGTTGTCATAATTCCACGGGTCACCGAGATAACCACCAGTAGTCACACACCATTGTCCTGTTGTAGAATTAAAATCACCAAGCTTCCACACATTGGATTCGGGACAGCTTGTTTCAGTATAAAAATTGATGTTGAGATCGGTGTCGGCGCGAATAACACTTTTAATAGTGTTCACAGGTGTGAACACCACAGGCAGGCCTCGGTTGCCATTCACAACTACAACAACATCAAGAGGGCAGTGTTCTTTACCTCTTCTGGCAAGGCCAACACCGCCAACGACGGGAGAACCCGGAACGATGTAGTATTGAGCACCGGATATGACATTCTTCCCCGATGTGTCGCGAATCGCTCTATTAGGTAAAGTATATTTTGTTCCTAGCAGCGGCTTTGTGCTCAAGGCAACAAAGAGAAGGACCAATGCAAGAAATAATGTGATCTTCATTGTTTGGTATGATGTGTTTAATGTTTTTGTTCTTGTTGTGAATTGAATAGCTGAAGAGATTGAAGATTTATATATAGGCAAGGGGCGGCGCTAATATATGGATTATTTTTTGGTCGCATACAATTTGCTATGACGGAGACAAACCTGTCTGGTTTGGGATGCAGAGTGAAAAGAAGTCCATGGGCTGCTGATCTAGTCCTTTCAATgttttattctaagctttctccTATTAGATAAGACCAAATAATTTGATCTTATGCCAACTCGTTGGTCTCCCACCTGTTTCCTTATCATCTTATAATGAGTTTATTATTAATGGCATCTAGTTCATCATTTGTTGTGCATAATATAATGCGATAATATGAGGGTCGAAGTTAGCCGCTTCAGACCTATCCAGCACTAAATGAGGCATaaagtaaattttaaaatgagacttttttacttaaaaaatatttatattaaaacttttttatttaaaattattttttcgaGTTTTTTGAAATGCCAAACTAGTCAAATGTGAgattaagtattttttttcttttcatggaAACTATTGGGCTTGGGTTTTTAAACTGAGACCTTGAATTTTATTGGCTAAAAAGTATtttttgcccctgatgtttcaagtttgtgcaaattctgtccctactctatttttgtcgacgtttctacccctcatgttttcaaacagtgcaccgtctatcCCTCTGTCAGTCAgactttctcaggagaggttcctgagtggattggagagatgaagaagagtatatgaagttgatgatgatcaagaaaATGATATAAATGAAATTTgattgatgtatatatcaattatgtatgtaactgaactggttaaatgcatgttttgatacttacatgtcttgagtttgaatctcccatgctcctttttccaatttcacttgtaactcccacgtggcaggtccaaaaaatataaattaaaaaaagccaaatcaactcattccgttagttttttaacgtctgactgacggaggggtagaccgTGCACTGTTTGAAACACATGAGAGGTAGAAAcatagacaaaaataaagtaggggcagaatttgcacaaacttgaaacataaggggccaaaagtgttttttagccaATTTTATTTGAGACTTTTTTTGCAAAAAGACTATTGAACTTATCAAATGAATGGAAGACCTTTTTTACTTAGTACAAATTTTTTTAAGGGGCCTAAAGCTCTTACTTAGGACATAGACCTTGGGTCATTCTACACTTTATTCCAAATGAATATGAATATTGAACTACTTTTCGATATGTGAATAAAGATCCTCTTAATGTAAGTGACGCTCTGCTAGGGTTAGCTTCTTTTGTGCAGCGCTGTTCTCCCCCTTGGGGGATCCTCCTCCTTTAGGGAGGTTCTTCTCCTACTTGGTAGGTCTTTTCTCCCACAATAGGTGGGTTTCTTCCACATTAGGTGGATTTGCTATCCAAATAagtgagtttttcttcctttcctaGTTGTCCTCTTTTCTCTGGCCACCACTTCATTCATTCACTCCACTGTTACTTCCGCATTGGCTGTTTCGTCTCCTCCACCTCCCACCATGTACAGAGACACAGATCTAATTTCTAGACGGTGCGACCGTCACCTCGCCGCCATCGCTGTTGTGAGTGCCCCTTCAACCCAGGCCTAAGGCCCCTTCTCCAAACGCTCCTCCTTGGCAAAGCTCTGGGTTGAAAATGGATGTGTTGTAGCTGTTTCAGATCCTGAAGCATTGATTTGCCACCGTGTCACCGCTGTCGTCGTACCGTTGCTGCGTGTTCTCTGCATCGACCGCTACCACCCCTCCCTCTGTTCTGCTACTGTGTAGATCTGCTGCCTTTTTCTATGGTGCTAGTGCTGCTAACTTGACTTCTCTTGGTCCTGCCGTTGAAGCTACGTTTGCTTCTTTGAAGGCTGTCAGTTTATGCAACTCCGACAGAGTGGGATGATTTGCAGTGGAGCAGTAGTTTATTGTAGATTTAAAACTGTTTGGAAAGTTGAGTTGCTGTGTTGGTGATCCTAGGATTTAAGAGTCTGTATGATTTTTCTTAGTTTGTTTGGTTGCTTAGATAAGCATGAGTGAGTATGCTTTAAGCTTAATTTCTGATATGATTATGCATTGCTTGATCACGTTTTGGGAGAAAAGTCCCACTGATGTAAGTGTTGTTAGGCAAACTTTGAATGTTAATCTTTGCACCTTTgactaaaaatgaaaaaaaataaagatccCCTTATAAGTAGTAGTTTGAAAAAAACAGATAATATTCTAAGAAGACGAGTTGAATTGTTTTTATAAAAGTTCTTTGTAACTTTTAATAATTGTGAAAAAATTTCATGCACCGAcaatatatagtttttttacaccgtcaaccaatcaaatttcaTGAAAGTgagaaatatttattttttatttaattaaattgacTGACATGGTAAATCtttaaaatctaattggttgacagtgtatcaaaattaaactcttaataATTTACCTCTTTCTCTATTTACTTCAATAAATGTTGAACGTTAGTACGAGTCTAAAGAAATTAGGTAGCAAAAATAATTTCTTAAGTTTAGAGTGCCCTTTAATAAAGTGAGTTCAATACATCAGCTAGCAATAATTATATTGACAGATAGTTaataattttccgatgtaaaaaaaaaaaaaacagaaagatAGTTAATAGTTAGAAATATCACACATGTATTTATCTTTCCTAGAATCCTAGTTTACCTCAAACCCAAAACTACTTTCAGTGACCTCTTAATCACCAAAGAGATTTTTACTTAACTATGCAAATTAAGTTACAAGTATGTCCGCCCCTTCAAGCTAAAACAAGTAGTACTTTAGTAGTTTCTCCAAGCTAACTGAGTGTAGCTTTATCCAATTGGTGCCGGTCACAATGGTAAAAAGTGTTTGTTTGAATCCTAGATCAAGGGTTCGATTTTTAGGAAGAGTTTGATCCTTGTTCTAATGTCGGTTCTTTCAGATGGTTTGGTGCTGCTGCTAGTTTTTGCTGTTCTGTTATTATGTTCTGTGGTTTTCTGTTGCAGTCTTCGTCCCCTGTTTTTCCCCTGTTGTCTCCTGCCTTTCTTTTGCTGTATTGCTTGCTGTTGGAATGGTGTGTACTTGGCCTTGAGATTTTTTCTCTTGGCATATTTTAATAATATCATTTCccttttcaaaaagaaaaaaaattgattttgcagtGGTTTCACTTGCTGCAATATTTACATCTACTTTTTAGTTTTCAAGTAGTTAAAGACGGGTTAAGGATAAAGGATCGATCCTTAAAAGTAGATGTTAATATTTCATGTAAATACTCCCTTTTTTGTCTTTGTTATTCTTTTATCTCATATGAAACCTGAAACCTTAATTTGAAAAATTAGTGATCTTTGAATTGTAAAATCAAACAAATTTATTGAAAGACCATCAGTGACCTTAACCTTTAGGGATCACCACAAAGACACCATGTCATATTACTCAGAAGACAAGCAATACAAGAATAGGGTGAATAACTTGTTAAGGGATTCACTGGTGATTGGTGATCCACTATTACCCGTCGTTGATTTAAGATTgtccattaaaaaattattataccAAAATATGGCTAAAAATAATTGCTTAATGGTGTACTagttaaaaaattattcacTCTGCATTAATAGAACCAAAAAATGGACCACCTTAAAATATGaactttgttatttttttttctttattaggGCAATTCAAGACAAGTAATACAaccaaaagaaaacacaaaggTAAAAACACGTACACATTGATATGAAGAAAATTAAACTTCTAGGCCTGCTTGAACTGAACTTTTAATGGCACATTGCTGAGAGCTAGACGCTTATTCTCATTGTAATCATCCAAATACACCCCAACATCACTGCATTGAACCTTGCATTGTTTGCACACACTAGGACAGTAAACTATCTTGTAGTAATCATCATCATACTTTTCAATCTTGAACCAAATGCTAACTGTCTTCTTTCCCGGTTTTCCAAGAACGCCACCAATCGTCACAAACCGTTGTTTCGTCCAAGCATCAAACTCACCAATCTTCCACACAGAGGAAAGGGGACATGTCATGTTTTTTATGTAGAATTGAATGTTCACATCAGTGGAGATGTTGACAACTGCTTGCTTACGACTCATGGCGTTGAATGACACCGGGAAGCCCTCATATGCGTCCTCAGCCGCAACGTAAAGAGGGCACGGTTCGTCTCCGATGAGCGCGAGGCCACTGAGGCGGGTGGTTGGAGAAGGGAGGACGTAGTAAGTGGGACCGATTTGGAGCTTTCCTCCTGAGATGTCAAACACTTGCTCATTTGAAGAAGCATGAGCTGCTTCAAGGACTAGAGAAAAGAGTAGGAATGTGAATATTGATGGGAATGTTATTGTCTTCATTATTGTTTTGGGTTGTGATATCATAGGTGAAGACCGTCAATTGATTTATAAAGCTAGTGTGGATCAAATACCTGGGGTTCATATGCACACTGATAAATACTTGATGACACTTTTTTGTTATGAATCATTTTGACCCGCAGAATTACAAATATCATCAGTTTCCTAATACACTAGCCAATTCACTCTTGCCCAATAGATGGCGGTGCTCCTAACGATCATCCTAATTTTTATAGAAATATTTTCTTCCGCAACTTTTGCCACTAATTTATAAATTGATAACTTCATCATAAAAATGTCATTATTAGCGATGAATATTATTTTCATCTCTTAAATTAGTCTttagttttaaaataattgttaAATTTTGCATGTATTATTCCTAACtcgaaaaaaaattgttacacATGGAGGATGATACGTACGAATACGATGCACAACAGTATAATATTGTATCTTTTATTTCGTTAGTTTTCTAAAAGTAGCACATCTAATTGAGAAGTATGAAACTGCTTGCTGCCTAACAATAAACAACTCCtttccaaaaaacaaaaaaaaaaacaacttggAAGATTAGGGTGCCAAAATTAAGAGCAGTCCAGTTTTGATGTCTTCAACTAAAAGATGCCCAACTACATTACGCAATTTCTCAATCATTCAAGTAGGCCTGATCTAGTTTCTGCTTTGATGGCCCATATTAAAATAAAGACATGATGCCAAATATCTAGAAGATGAGTACCACTTTTCTCACCATCCCCAAAACCAATTCCACCATCCATTCATCTTGATATTCCTAAAATATCCTCAGTCAGTTTTAAAGTTTCATATTCCCACCTTCCCCACAAGTCCACAATTCTCATTCTACATCCACTACAAGAATAATGATTATTAAAGCCAGCCAATGAGTCAAAAGCATAGATATACCTCATTCATCTTCCATCTCCGGGCTCACATTAAATAGTTAAAAGTTAATATCTTAGAGCATGTCCAATGTTTAGTAGTAGTAccttaattgatattttatcattttttggACCTGATATGCCACATACGATATAAGGTACCGATCCGATGCAACTTTGCGATAATTGTTGtatcttattttcattttagttAGGCCTCACACTACCTTCCTTTTAGTTGTACCATCCATAAGGTATGTTGGatgaataaaagagaaaaaaatgttttgtaaTCCAACCCTAaggcattggagatgctcttatcaTTGATCACCAATGCTGATGTCTTGTTAATATCTCTACACTGTACACTAATGAAAAGAACACAAATTTTTTATACCTTCACTTAACATTGGCCGAAAGTCGACACTCATTAGCGTCGGCCAAAAGCCAATACTAATGAAGCTAAATTCGACTTTACACCCCTTTAGATCCCGCATAATGTCAGCGTCATGACCCACTTTAAACGGTTGGAAGTTATTGCAATATTGTCTTTCAAACAAGTTGGCGTTGCGTTAGCGTTGCATGAGCTGACACTACGTACGCGTGGCATTAAGTTCCTTGTAATAGACAAAGAACTTGTAAATCTCTAAGCCAAACAACTTTTCCAACATTCCATATAATTTGACTGGACACTAGAGTCCAAACAATATCCTTCGAAAAATTGACCGAACCACCAGTATTGTACACGTGGCCACTAATGGAtttttaaaacattaattaatgcGAACCTTTTAACCTTCTTCTAATTTCCAACTTTAATTAATGGTTTAAAAATCCTTTATTGGCCACGTATTCAACACTGGTTCGGTCAATTTTTCAGAGCATATTGTTTGGACTCTGTAACACTTCTCttgtaaaaaatatgaaaaagtcTTGATAAGATTTGTTGTGTCGATGTTTCCTTTCATTGGTCAAAAACCTTTGGCGTCAAAGTAGCCGATCCatgaaatgaaataattgatAGGTTTATAATTTCCTATATTCTTATTATTTTTGTCTTTAGCAAGATATATCTAGTTTTTGGTTGATGCGACTTCCGAAATGATGGTAATCTATGAGTAATCTTGCAATTATTCAATAAATTTGTCAGAAAGAACACTACCAACTGCGAACTTTCTTTCCTGGGCTTTCAAGAACACCACCAACTATCACAAACCACTGTTTTGTTCAAGCATCATGTTTTTTATGTGACTGAATGTTTACATCAGTGGCGATCCAGACAACTATTT from Lotus japonicus ecotype B-129 chromosome 2, LjGifu_v1.2 includes:
- the LOC130735507 gene encoding kunitz trypsin inhibitor 5-like produces the protein MKITLFLALVLLFVALSTKPLLGTKYTLPNRAIRDTSGKNVISGAQYYIVPGSPVVGGVGLARRGKEHCPLDVVVVVNGNRGLPVVFTPVNTIKSVIRADTDLNINFYTETSCPESNVWKLGDFNSTTGQWCVTTGGYLGDPWNYDNIYNWFKIHTYEDKEDVYALSYCPSVCNKKGCEHECSSIGIYEDHYGKRLGLNDFRYPVRFQRAAA
- the LOC130735508 gene encoding kunitz trypsin inhibitor 5-like; its protein translation is MISQPKTIMKTITFPSIFTFLLFSLVLEAAHASSNEQVFDISGGKLQIGPTYYVLPSPTTRLSGLALIGDEPCPLYVAAEDAYEGFPVSFNAMSRKQAVVNISTDVNIQFYIKNMTCPLSSVWKIGEFDAWTKQRFVTIGGVLGKPGKKTVSIWFKIEKYDDDYYKIVYCPSVCKQCKVQCSDVGVYLDDYNENKRLALSNVPLKVQFKQA